One Campylobacter sp. RM16192 genomic region harbors:
- the frr gene encoding ribosome recycling factor encodes MLNEIYNKQKEHSDKCIDGLKRDFSTLRTGKVSINIVDNIYVDYYGSQTPLNQVATVLASDASTISITPWEKSMLKTITAAISAANIGVNPNNDGESVKLFFPPMTVEQRQENAKHAKAMGEKAKVSIRNIRKDANDDVKRLEKDKEITEDESKKAQDEVQKITDSYTAKIDTLVKEKEAELLKV; translated from the coding sequence ATGCTGAATGAAATTTACAACAAACAAAAAGAGCACTCCGACAAATGCATAGATGGATTAAAGCGCGATTTTTCAACACTTCGTACAGGAAAAGTTAGTATAAACATAGTAGATAATATCTATGTGGATTATTATGGTAGCCAAACTCCCCTAAATCAAGTCGCAACAGTACTGGCAAGCGATGCAAGCACGATTAGCATAACCCCTTGGGAGAAATCTATGCTAAAGACTATCACGGCTGCAATTTCTGCTGCAAATATAGGTGTAAACCCGAATAATGACGGAGAGAGCGTGAAGCTATTTTTCCCTCCAATGACAGTCGAGCAGCGCCAAGAAAATGCAAAGCACGCTAAAGCAATGGGAGAGAAAGCAAAAGTAAGCATTAGAAATATCAGAAAAGATGCCAATGATGATGTCAAAAGGCTGGAAAAAGATAAAGAAATAACCGAAGATGAGAGTAAAAAAGCTCAAGACGAGGTACAAAAGATAACTGATTCCTATACGGCTAAAATAGACACTCTCGTAAAAGAAAAAGAGGCTGAGCTTCTTAAAGTATAA